A single genomic interval of Xyrauchen texanus isolate HMW12.3.18 chromosome 48, RBS_HiC_50CHRs, whole genome shotgun sequence harbors:
- the LOC127639661 gene encoding ADP-ribosylation factor-like protein 4C has protein sequence MGNGFSNIAAFQSLHIVMLGLDSAGKTTVLYRLKFNEFVNTVPTIGFNTEKIKLSNGTAKGISCHFWDVGGQEKLRPLWKSYSRCTDGIIYVVDSVDVDRLEEAKTELHKVTKFAENQGTPLLVIANKQDLPKSLTVNEIEKHLALHELSPSTTYHVQPACAIIGEGLPEGMDKLYEMIVKRRKSLKQKKKR, from the coding sequence ATGGGGAACGGTTTCTCCAACATTGCCGCATTCCAGTCCTTGCACATTGTGATGCTGGGGTTGGATTCGGCTGGGAAGACCACAGTACTCTACCGTTTAAAGTTTAATGAATTTGTCAACACCGTTCCCACCATTGGCTTCAACACTGAGAAGATCAAACTCAGCAATGGCACCGCCAAAGGGATCAGCTGTCATTTCTGGGATGTTGGTGGCCAGGAGAAGTTGAGACCTTTGTGGAAGTCCTACAGCCGGTGCACAGATGGTATTATTTATGTGGTGGACTCTGTAGATGTCGACAGACTTGAGGAAGCCAAAACGGAACTGCATAAAGTCACCAAATTCGCAGAGAACCAAGGAACTCCTCTACTGGTCATCGCCAATAAGCAGGACCTTCCCAAATCCCTCACGGTTAATGAGATCGAGAAGCACTTGGCACTCCATGAACTCAGTCCATCCACAACCTACCACGTCCAACCGGCCTGTGCTATCATAGGCGAGGGACTCCCTGAGGGAATGGACAAATTATATGAGATGATTGTCAAAAGAAGGAAATCACTGAAGCAGAAGAAGAAACGATAG